From one Balaenoptera acutorostrata chromosome 6, mBalAcu1.1, whole genome shotgun sequence genomic stretch:
- the LOC130708385 gene encoding 60S ribosomal protein L27a-like gives MWAGVSLSKPPQQKWTLTRRNGENVLDKSKQTSKQKKKKHKKLSSFFVSAADMPSRLRKTRKLRGHVSHGHGRIGKHRKHPGGRGNAGGMHHHRINFDKYHPGYFGKVGMRHYHLKRNQSFCPTVNLDKLWTLVSEQTRVNAAKNKTGAAPIIDVRSGYYKVLGKGKLPKQPVIVKAKFFSRRAEEKIKGVGGACVLVA, from the coding sequence ATGTGGGCTGGGGTTTCTCTGTCCAAACCACCCCAGCAAAAATGGACACTTACTAGAAGAAATGGGGAAAATGTGCTGGACAAATCAAAACAAAcgagcaagcaaaaaaaaaaaaaacacaaaaaactgtcCAGCTTTTTCGTATCGGCCGCTGACATGCCATCCAGACTAAGGAAGACCCGGAAACTTAGGGGCCACGTGAGCCACGGCCACGGCCGCATCGGCAAACACCGGAAGCACCCGGGAGGCCGCGGTAATGCTGGTGGCATGCATCACCACAGGATCAACTTCGACAAATATCACCCAGGATACTTTGGGAAAGTTGGTATGAGGCATTACCACTTAAAGAGGAACCAGAGCTTCTGCCCAACTGTCAACCTTGATAAATTGTGGACCTTGGTCAGTGAGCAGACACGGGTAAATGCTGCCAAGAACAAGACTGGAGCTGCTCCTATCATTGATGTGCGATCGGGTTACTACAAAGttctggggaagggaaagctCCCAAAGCAGCCTGTCATCGTGAAGGCCAAATTCTTCAGCAGAAGAGCTGAGGAGAAGATTAAGGGTGTCGGTGGGGCTTGTGTCCTGGTAGCTTGA